From the Ilumatobacteraceae bacterium genome, the window CTCGCGCAAGATCGCGTCGGTGCCCTTGGCCATCGCTTCGATCAGTTGCTCGGCGTTGTCCGCCTCGACGTTGCCGTCGGTGCAGTTGTCGCCGACCTGCCCGGGCGCGGGCCAGGCCGGAGCGGCGAGCGAGGCGAGTGCCCGCTCGGGGGGTGCCCGGAAACCTCTCACGCGTGATGGAGCGCCGATCGAGTCGATCAGCCCCAACCCCACCACGAGCGCGTCGAGTCGTTCACGTTCGTCGGCGGTGAGTCCGAGGGCGTCGGGCAGGCTCTCGAGGTCGTTCTCGGTGCCGTCGTCGACGTACCCGAGCACGAGCCGCAGCGGACGCAGCTCCGGAGCGACCTCGTCGATGGCGGTCTCGCGGAGCTCGGCGACGCTGCTGCCCGACGTCGCCGCCGAAGCGTCGATCGCTGTGAGGAGCGCCTCGACGGCGTCGTCGAACCCGCCGGCTGCCGCCGGCAGCGCGGCGACCTGCATCGGGATGACGCCGCTGCGGCTGTCGGCGGCCACGAACCGGAACTCGACGTCGGCGATCTCGCCGGCCGCCTCGACGAACACCGGCACGACGCTCGTGAGCCCGTCGTCGTCCAGGTAGAGCGGGAGCGAGACGGTGCCGTCGTCCGTTGCCATCAACAGTTCGAGTTCGCCGAGATCGGCCGACGTGTCGATGCCGTCGACGTGGAGCACACCGAGTTCGGTGACGGCATCCTCGGCGAACGATGCGTCGGCCAGCCAACCGGACGCGACCGACGCCGTGTCGACCGGCGTCGTGCCCGCTGTCGTCGTGCCCGCCGCCGTGGTGCTCGGCGTCGACGGTTCCTCTGCCGGCGCCGTGTCGCTCACCGACGCGTCGTCTCCCGAGGCGCACGCGGCGACGAGCAGCGATGCGGTGGCGATCAGGGCGGTCCCGCTGCGGGTGCGGGCGCGCCGCGCCGCCGCGGGGGTCGATTCCGTGGTGGTCATGTGGTCCAGTCCACCACGTCGAGATGCAGGACACGGCCGACGCGGGGCCTCGTCCGACGAATTGAGTAGTGCCCGGGCACCGACTGGGTAGTGCCGTCGGGTGATCCGGTCGAGCCGGGTCGAGCTAGTCGAGCATCCCGTGGTCGATCTTGACCCCCCGGCCCTCACAATCCGGGCACGTCTCGGAGAACTCGGTGAGGAGGCCTTCGCCGATCCGCTTCCGAGTCATCTCCACCAGGCCGAGCTCGGTGATGTCGAACACCTGGGTCCGCGTCTTGTCGCGAGCGAGCGCCTCGCGGAACGCCGTGACGACCTTGGCACGGTTCTCGCGGATCTCCATGTCGATGAAGTCGATCACGATGATGCCGCCGATGTCGCGGAGTCGGAGCTGCTTGGCGATCTCCTCGGCCGCCTCCATGTTGTTGTGGAAGACCGTCTCTTCGAGGTTCGACTTGCCGACGTTCTTGCCCGTGTTCACGTCGATCACCGAGAGCGCCTCGGTGTGCTCGATGATCAGCGATCCGCCCGACGGCAACCAGACCTTGCGGTCGAGCGCTTTGTGCACCTGCTCGTGCACGTGGTGCCGCTCGAACAGCGACAGCCCTTCGGCTTCGGCGTCGTAGTACTCGATGCGGTCGGCCAGCTCGGGGTTGAACGCCGTGACGTAGTCGCGGACCTCTTCGAAGAGTCGCTGGTCATCGATCACGACGCCGCGGTAGTCGGGGTTGAACTCCTCGCGGATGACACGAACGGCGAGTTCGGGCTCGCGGTACAGCAGCGTCGGCTTGTTGGCCTTGGCCGCCTTGCGCTCGATGTCGCTCCACTGCTTGAGCAGCAGGTCCATGTCGGCTTCGAGGTCGGCCTCGGTGGCGTGTTCGGCGGCTGTGCGCACGATCAGACCGTGCTGTTCGGGCTTCACCCGGTCGAGGATGTTGCGCAGCCGCTTGCGGGTGTCGTCGGGCAGTCGCTTCGAGATGCCGTACGTCTTGGAGTTCGGGATCAACACGACGAAGCGTCCGGGCAGCGACACCTCTTGCGTGAGGCGAGCGCCCTTGGCACCGATCGGGTTCTTGGTCACCTGGCACATGATCATCTGCCGGGCTTTGAGGATGTCCTCGATGCGGGCGTTCTTGCCCTTCTGCTCGATGTCTTCCTGGTCGTACTGCACGTCGCCGCGGTACAGCACCGCGTTCTTGGGCGTTGCGATGTCGACGAACGCGGCCTCCATGCCCGGCAGCACGTTCTGCACGCGGCCGAGGTAGATGTTGCCGTGGATCTGACTCACGTCGTCGGCGGGCCGGCTGACGTAGTGCTCGATCAGGTTGCGGCCTTCCATCACGGCGACCTGGGCCATGCCGGGGCGCACTTGGACGCACATGAAGTAGCGACCGATCGGCTTGCCGTTGCGCTCGCGCCCGCTGCGCTGCTCGATCAGCTCCTGCTCGGCAGCGGACGGCTTGCCCTTGCCGCCGCGCCCGCCACGGCGACGCTTCTTGCCGTCGCCGGACTCGCCGCGCTGGTCGCTGCGGTCGGCCTTGGGCTTCGAGTTGCGGCCGCCGTCGTTCGACTGCCCGCCGCCCTTGCCGCCACGCTTGCGGCGCTTCTGGCCGGTCTTGCCCTCGCCGGACCCACCGTTCGCTCCGTCGCCGTCGTTCGACGTGGCGCGTCCGGGGGGCGGCTTGCTCGGTACGAGCGGTCGAGTGTCGCCGATCTGCGGTTTGCGCACGAGCGCACGCTCGGCGACAGCGGCGTCTTTGACCTTGCCCTCGCTGATCGGTTCGGGCAGCTCCTCGGGGTCGCGACCATCGTCGGCGCTCCCGGCGTCGTTCGAGTCACCGGCATTGCGGTTGTCGTCGCCGGACGGTGCGGCCTTCTTGCGGCCCTGGCCGCCGCGTGAGCCGCGGCGCCGCTTGTTCGACGAGTTACCCGAGGGCGAGCCCCCGGTGGAATCGTCGTTGGAATCGGTCGTCGCCGGAGCCTCGGAGGCATCGCCGGTGTCGGTCGTGGGTTCGTCCATGTCGGTGGTCCCTTCTCATGTGAGCACCGCCAGGGTGTTCACATCGACGTCGGCCGGCAGAGGGATGGCCTCGCGTCGTGTGCCGTCGTCGTCAAGCCATTGGTGAGTACGAAGTGCCCGGACATCGCGTGCATCGATGTTCGGATAGGCCAACTCGGCGAGCTCTCCGGGGCGGAGGGCGCGTCCGATGGTGACCAGATCGGCGATCAGTCGATCGCCGGTTGGATCGGGGCGCAGATCGATGATCATCGGGCGCACGTCGTCGGCGCTCCGTTTCCCCTTGCGTTCCCGCTCGAGCACGAGCTCGGTCGACTCGAGGAGTCGACAGGCATCGCGATGGTCCTCGGCGGTGAGCTGCGCGCTCCAGAGCTGCCACGTGCACGACGTGACCGCTTCTTGGAGCGAGTCGACTCCCGGTTCCCGTTCACCGGCGGCGAGCACGTCGAAGCCGTTCGGGAGTGCGTCGGACAGACGCGCCGGGAGGGTGGTCAGATCGACATCGTCGGCCGCAACGTCGCGCTGCAACTCGATGTCGACATATTCCGCAATCGACTCGGCACCCGTGGGGAGAGCCAGGCCGAAGCTGATCTTGGCGCGGGGCGTGAACCCCTCGGTGAACGCCACCGGGAGGCCGGCGCGCCGAAGCGCTCGCTCCCACATCCGGGCGGCGTCGCGATGACTGGTGAAACGGACCTTGCCGACCTTGGTCGCCCGGACGCGCAGCTTCACGCGCGGGCCCTCACGAGACGACCCCGGCAGGTTCGCGGCGCGTCGGCATCAACGTGACCGGCACCTCGCCACCTCGCTCGAGATCCTGCCCGGTGCCCTGGCTGCCGCCTGCGGGAGCGATCGGCGAGGCCACGACATGCTCGATGCCGTAGCCGGTGCAGACGCCGCAGTCGTAACAGGGTGTCCAACGACAGTCTTCGACGCCGGATTCGGCGAGCGCCTCGAGCCAGTCGCCCCACAGGAAGTCTTTGTGGAGCCCTGCGGTGAGGTGATCCCACGGGAGGATCTCACCCTCTTCACGGTGCCGGTAGACGTACCAGTCCATCGAGAGCCCCTCGGCGTCCATCGCCGACTCCCAGCGACGGAGGTCGAAGTGTTCGCCCCACTCCTGGAACAGCCCGCCTTCGCGCCACACCCGTTCGATCACACGGCCGACACGGCGGTCGCCGCGGGTGGCGATGCCCTCGGCGACGCTGGCGTCGGGGTGGTGCCACTTGACGTTGACACCCTTGGCCTTCTTCGCGGCGTCGCGGACCAGATTGATCTTGCGCCGAAGTTCGTCTTCGGTGTTCTGCCCGAACCACTGGAACGGGGTGTGCGGCTTGGGCACGAACCCGCCGAGGCTCACGGTGACCGACGCCCGTGGCGTGTGGCGCTTGCCGATCTCGACACAGTTCTTGGCGAGCTCGACGATGCCGAGCGTGTCCTCGTCGGTCTCGGTGGGCAGACCGGTCAGGAAGTACAGCTTCATGCGGGTCCAGCCCTGACTGAACGCCGACTCGACGGCTCCGTACAGATCTTCTTCGAGGATCAGCTTGTTGATCACCTTGCGGAGGCGCCACGAACCCGCCTCCGGGGCGAACGTGAGTCCGCTGCGGCGACCGTTGTTGACCTCGCCGGCGAGGCCGACGGTGAACGCATCGACCCGCAGCGACGGCAGGTTGATCGTCATCGTGTTGCAGTTGCCGGGGATCTCCTGTGCATCTTCGAGCACGCCACGAACGACGGGCTCGATGTCGGAGAAGTCGGCGGTCGACAGCGACGTCAGGCTGACCTCGTCGTAGCCGGTCGATCTCAGGCCCTCACGGATCATGGTCCGGACCTGCTCGGCCGGACGCTCGCGCACCGGACGGGTGATCATGCCCGCCTGGCAGAAACGGCAGCCACGGGTGCAGCCGCGGAACACTTCGACGCTGAGACGGTCGTGCACCACTTCGGTGAGCGGCACGATCGGGCTCTTCGGGTACGGCCACTCCCCCAGGTCGGCGACGGTGCGCTTGTCGACCGTCGCGGGGACGTCGTCGAATCGGGGTTCGACCGAGACGATGTGTTCGCCGGCGCCGTCGTAGGTGACGTCGTACATCGACGGCACGTACACACCCGGCACCTTCGACAGCTCACGCAGGAAGGCGGCCCGATCGGTCCGACCGGCGAGTTTCCACGCCCGGACCGCCTCGGTGATGTCGGCG encodes:
- a CDS encoding TIGR03960 family B12-binding radical SAM protein; translated protein: MSTLWARIEPLLARVQKPARYIGCEDGAITPLADKFGRQDVVEWLLAYPDTYEIGLPNQGLQILFEILNESDHSVAERTYSPWSDMNAEMRAAEVPLFSVDNHRDAADFDVLAFNLSSELVYTNVLNMIDLAGAPVRADERGDDDLVVIVGGHAAFNPEPLADFIDAAVLGEGEEVVADITEAVRAWKLAGRTDRAAFLRELSKVPGVYVPSMYDVTYDGAGEHIVSVEPRFDDVPATVDKRTVADLGEWPYPKSPIVPLTEVVHDRLSVEVFRGCTRGCRFCQAGMITRPVRERPAEQVRTMIREGLRSTGYDEVSLTSLSTADFSDIEPVVRGVLEDAQEIPGNCNTMTINLPSLRVDAFTVGLAGEVNNGRRSGLTFAPEAGSWRLRKVINKLILEEDLYGAVESAFSQGWTRMKLYFLTGLPTETDEDTLGIVELAKNCVEIGKRHTPRASVTVSLGGFVPKPHTPFQWFGQNTEDELRRKINLVRDAAKKAKGVNVKWHHPDASVAEGIATRGDRRVGRVIERVWREGGLFQEWGEHFDLRRWESAMDAEGLSMDWYVYRHREEGEILPWDHLTAGLHKDFLWGDWLEALAESGVEDCRWTPCYDCGVCTGYGIEHVVASPIAPAGGSQGTGQDLERGGEVPVTLMPTRREPAGVVS
- a CDS encoding TIGR03936 family radical SAM-associated protein — translated: MKLRVRATKVGKVRFTSHRDAARMWERALRRAGLPVAFTEGFTPRAKISFGLALPTGAESIAEYVDIELQRDVAADDVDLTTLPARLSDALPNGFDVLAAGEREPGVDSLQEAVTSCTWQLWSAQLTAEDHRDACRLLESTELVLERERKGKRSADDVRPMIIDLRPDPTGDRLIADLVTIGRALRPGELAELAYPNIDARDVRALRTHQWLDDDGTRREAIPLPADVDVNTLAVLT
- a CDS encoding Rne/Rng family ribonuclease → MDEPTTDTGDASEAPATTDSNDDSTGGSPSGNSSNKRRRGSRGGQGRKKAAPSGDDNRNAGDSNDAGSADDGRDPEELPEPISEGKVKDAAVAERALVRKPQIGDTRPLVPSKPPPGRATSNDGDGANGGSGEGKTGQKRRKRGGKGGGQSNDGGRNSKPKADRSDQRGESGDGKKRRRGGRGGKGKPSAAEQELIEQRSGRERNGKPIGRYFMCVQVRPGMAQVAVMEGRNLIEHYVSRPADDVSQIHGNIYLGRVQNVLPGMEAAFVDIATPKNAVLYRGDVQYDQEDIEQKGKNARIEDILKARQMIMCQVTKNPIGAKGARLTQEVSLPGRFVVLIPNSKTYGISKRLPDDTRKRLRNILDRVKPEQHGLIVRTAAEHATEADLEADMDLLLKQWSDIERKAAKANKPTLLYREPELAVRVIREEFNPDYRGVVIDDQRLFEEVRDYVTAFNPELADRIEYYDAEAEGLSLFERHHVHEQVHKALDRKVWLPSGGSLIIEHTEALSVIDVNTGKNVGKSNLEETVFHNNMEAAEEIAKQLRLRDIGGIIVIDFIDMEIRENRAKVVTAFREALARDKTRTQVFDITELGLVEMTRKRIGEGLLTEFSETCPDCEGRGVKIDHGMLD